The following proteins come from a genomic window of Coffea arabica cultivar ET-39 chromosome 11c, Coffea Arabica ET-39 HiFi, whole genome shotgun sequence:
- the LOC140016587 gene encoding uncharacterized protein gives MIGKFPKLWSKWLAKAEWWYNSSYHSSLQLTPFEVLYGYKPVSLPLGHYLGTIVPAAAQLLQERIRISSSIRDHLAKAQQRMKFFANQHRTEQSFEVEAKVRPVAYRLKLTVEARIHPVFHVSLLKKKIGPAQQVSKTLSEFDNTDQYPIQPEAVLQRRVILRNGQLVIQLLIKWCQLGAEEASWEDKDFIISQFPHFQS, from the exons ATGATTGGGAAATTTCCAAAGCTTTGGAGTAAATGGCTGGCAAAGGCAGAGTGGTGGTATAATTCTTCTTACCACTCCAGCCTGCAGTTGACTCCATTTGAGGTATTGTACGGCTATAAACCTGTGTCCCTCCCACTTGGCCATTACTTAGGCACAATAGTTCCTGCAGCAGCCCAACTTCTTCAAGAGAGGATCAGAATTTCCAGCAGCATTCGAGACCACTTGGCTAAGGCTCAACAGAGGATGAAGTTCTTTGCTAATCAGCATCGCACAGAACAATCTTTTGAAGTAG AAGCTAAGGTACGACCAGTGGCCTACCGCCTCAAATTGACTGTAGAAGCCAGAATCCACCCTGTCTTCCATGTGTCATTGTTGAAGAAAAAGATTGGACCAGCACAACAGGTGTCAAAGACTTTGTCTGAATTTGACAATACTGACCAATATCCCATACAACCAGAAGCTGTTTTGCAAAGGAGAGTAATTTTGCGCAATGGACAGCTAGTCATTCAGCTTCTAATCAAATGGTGCCAATTGGGAGCGGAAGAAGCATCTTGGGAAGATAAGGATTTCATCATATCCCAATTTCCTCATTTCCAGTCTTGA
- the LOC113717327 gene encoding uncharacterized protein isoform X1: MASTTWGFDASVGLNTPNISAFTNHKRHLPVTFLSLPPSSRPPPNFVIKSSRSRVCQRKITSKQFLGVPVLSCLVGDNAGVYPESREASNSSHSPQDAAFDIKLPRRSLLVKFTCNLCGSRSEKLVNRLAYERGTVFVQCSGCRQHHKLVDNLGLVVEYDFREEMDSDSNANRC; the protein is encoded by the exons ATGGCTTCAACCACATGGGGGTTTGATGCTTCTGTCGGCTTGAACACTCCGAATATCTCAGCATTCACCAACCATAAACGCCATCTCCCCGTTACCTTTCTTTCTCTCCCACCCTCCTCCAGACCACCACCCAATTTCGTTATAAAATCTTCAAG GTCGAGGGTTTgccaaagaaaaataacatcaaagcAGTTTCTTGGCGTGCCAGTATTGTCTTGTTTAGTGGGAGATAATGCTGGTGTATACCCAGAATCAAGGGAAGCCTCAAATTCAAGTCATTCTCCACAG GATGCAGCCTTTGATATTAAACTTCCAAGAAGGAGTTTATTGGTGAAATTCACTTGTAATTTATGTGGTTCAAGATCAGAGAAGTTAGTAAACAGATTAGCCTATGAAAGAGGAACAGTATTTGTGCAG TGTTCAGGTTgtcgccaacatcacaaattaGTGGACAATCTTGGACTGGTGGTTGAGTATGATTTCAGAGAGGAAATGGATTCAGATTCAAATGCAAATAGATGTTAA
- the LOC113717327 gene encoding uncharacterized protein isoform X2: MASTTWGFDASVGLNTPNISAFTNHKRHLPVTFLSLPPSSRPPPNFVIKSSRSRVCQRKITSKQFLGVPVLSCLVGDNAGVYPESREASNSSHSPQDAAFDIKLPRRSLLVKFTCNLCGSRSEKLVNRLAYERGTVFVQVVANITN; this comes from the exons ATGGCTTCAACCACATGGGGGTTTGATGCTTCTGTCGGCTTGAACACTCCGAATATCTCAGCATTCACCAACCATAAACGCCATCTCCCCGTTACCTTTCTTTCTCTCCCACCCTCCTCCAGACCACCACCCAATTTCGTTATAAAATCTTCAAG GTCGAGGGTTTgccaaagaaaaataacatcaaagcAGTTTCTTGGCGTGCCAGTATTGTCTTGTTTAGTGGGAGATAATGCTGGTGTATACCCAGAATCAAGGGAAGCCTCAAATTCAAGTCATTCTCCACAG GATGCAGCCTTTGATATTAAACTTCCAAGAAGGAGTTTATTGGTGAAATTCACTTGTAATTTATGTGGTTCAAGATCAGAGAAGTTAGTAAACAGATTAGCCTATGAAAGAGGAACAGTATTTGTGCAG GTTgtcgccaacatcacaaattaG
- the LOC140016932 gene encoding uncharacterized protein: MATSPWLFLSASFAVFLALANAQAPAASPSNVPTTTPPPSNPPAATTQPPVTSAAPSNPPTTSPSPKLPPASSPVTPPPQSPPPQTPPPQSPPPQPPQSSPVSSPTQPPASPPPAPIVSPPALPPAVPPPQVPPPPVQPPPAPAPVIATPAPAPAVPAPVPPPKAPPTPAPAPPIKPPAPAPELVPLPAPARHKHKRKRKHRRHHAPAPAPTPPSPPAPPTVEGSAVTTPAPSPTLDLNGAASFLRLQGRSSMWSGVGLAITALLVIIN, encoded by the exons ATGGCCACATCTCCGTGGCTTTTCCTCTCAgcatcttttgctgtttttctagccttagcCAACGCACAAGCACCTGCAGCTTCTCCTTCTAATGTTCCAACCACTACACCTCCACCTTCTAACCCACCTGCAGCCACGACACAGCCACCTGTGACTTCGGCAGCTCCATCTAATCCTCCTACAACATCACCATCACCTAAACTGCCACCAGCCTCGAGCCCTGTCACACCACCACCTCAATCTCCCCCACCACAAACACCACCACCTCAATCCCCTCCACCACAGCCACCACAAAGTTCACCTGTCTCGAGTCCAACACAACCACCAGCATCGCCACCGCCAGCCCCCATTGTTTCACCGCCAGCATTGCCACCTGCAGTACCTCCACCGCAGGTACCTCCTCCTCCAGTCCAACCTCCACCAGCACCTGCACCAGTGATCGCAACACCAGCCCCAGCACCAGCAGTACCTGCGCCGGTTCCACCACCTAAGGCCCCACCAACCCCAGCCCCAGCTCCACCTATTAAACCACCAGCCCCAGCGCCAGAGTTAGTACCTTTGCCTGCGCCAGCTCGACACAAGCATAAAAGAAAGAGGAAGCACAGGAGGCATCATGCACCAGCACCAGCACCCACACCCCCAAGCCCTCCTGCACCACCTACGGTTGAAGGTTCAGCTGTAACCACACCAGCACCATCACCCACTCTTGACTTG AACGGAGCAGCATCATTTCTGCGGCTTCAAGGAAGATCAAGTATGTGGTCCGGCGTAGGATTAGCAATCACTGCTCTATTAGTTATCATCAACTAA
- the LOC113716630 gene encoding uncharacterized protein, with amino-acid sequence MQNTYISSSFQLRCKGPFSFSFNDYSCCLNDRIDRNLLLYSSSSCCSCCGNSLYSRFPISSPSFLYGLRQSNLIQWSPCKKLILNGLDRFTSSRCQPFDVGRSCYCEKDYILKGRNLGKGGIRRMVFEEKSEWSDFCDDSNGIDEVEIMLNLLAEDVSDECYSIRKGSRKSSREVKVEKRGNGRKNNLRRRTKNGDLGVLESPSKFEYEEKVIRLKERAMGLKEDDRREKERAILLRRENVRMKAKEDKRDSLLRAEKVREEEREKHLRENWRERVRVEEGEDLSRRLDHGQRVRKNGSSCSSYYSFSSGDFEIDSEAQHEQDECEGELSRGYMRDSRRNEGVVSDEVQEEYHRHGDYSKKQGDVLRKENTQVVFSGASSAVEGEWRKKSEKRLTDVSMEETELSKKLADKQSRYREIEQSAYGESARFDDKNKKLNFAVKFDRETREQHGQTHESETRMKSKQFTEMSKAHVADTETSSAFHKLYHGRNESSSKSMSSERKESDHHIAAGHLSREDEYRRNSSKLTEVSKIQEMDVRGMSSAVRQSEIRMKKQEDYSSMDPNSVNNREEQYRHAGQSSRLLDSNEKYNQVTQNVHSESTSVSKKETRHSMEKHEAKSSSIHKSDLGLRERLEMTTKSKNGVSDVAADNERTSIVTEPPSQLLVRVSVHGESASGSATEQSADGSTVLHEQSHTTGDQAQGEPEKFLSHEDALGSADRLQKSSAHYIEEYVQKVRNEISTSEPSDVKKTYETKLVHEEKDSLNAYSSRVSQSREQDSRSLSQSSGIKGPSDESWDVAEPSMQEHLETGRIKTENNNGTTIVKRTGRSLWNIIGDIVRLRWASRSEHGSTAKSGGKSSPNQSTSSETWFSGHDPDENVHLETKGDRVILTEESTSVNQQQDEKVCSQSQGQVSSLSSSKGEMKQTGGGSLSSSSVLQRDSSIQRNSFRTGETTSERKSEASFPESRAAESSVTLPSLQLRRSPVVGENSASRKAEGSGSGTVVQIDTPVPTTLTENPRSVSKNEELERRKLGRSDQVVKDRFDEWEAAYRLEMEQRRVDEMFMREALLEAKKAADSWEVPVGAVLVRDGKIIARGYNLVEELRDSTAHAEINCIREASNLLRTWRLSETTLYVTLEPCPMCAGAILQARIDTVVWGAPNKLLGADGSWIRLFPNGEGGSGLELSDKPPAPVHPFHPKIVVRRGVLAAECADTMQHFFQLRRKKDNKSEATTPPSCLPISHHHPSRFLTKIHDAFHLMFCL; translated from the exons ATGCAGAACACTTATATAAGCTCAAGTTTCCAACTAAGGTGTAAAGGgccattttcattttccttcaatGACTATTCTTGCTGCTTAAATGATAGAATTGATCGAAACCTGTTATTGTATTCATCATCATCATGTTGTTCTTGTTGTGGAAATTCGCTGTATAGCAGATTTCCCATTTCTAGTCCTAGCTTTTTATATGGTTTAAGGCAGTCTAATTTGATTCAATGGTCACCCTGTAAAAAACTGATCTTGAATGGTTTAGACCGGTTCACTAGTAGTAGATGTCAGCCTTTTGATGTTGGAAGAAGCTGTTACTGTGAGAAAGATTACATTTTGAAGGGGAGGAATTTGGGAAAAGGGGGGATTAGGAGGATGGTTTTTGAGGAAAAGAGTGAATGGAGTGATTTTTGTGATGATAGTAATGGAATTGATGAGGTTGAGATTATGCTTAATTTGTTGGCTGAGGATGTTAGTGACGAGTGCTATAGTATTAGGAAGGGAAGTAGGAAGTCGTCTAGGGAGGTCAAAGTGGAGAAGAGAGGGAATGGCCGGAAGAATAATCTGAGGAGACGGACGAAAAATGGTGATTTGGGTGTTTTGGAGAGTCCATCTAAGTTTGAGTATGAAGAGAAGGTGATTAGGTTGAAGGAGCGGGCAATGGGGCTGAAAGAGGATGAtaggagagaaaaagagagggcCATCCTACTGAGAAGGGAGAATGTTAGAATGAAGGCTAAGGAGGATAAGAGGGACAGTTTGTTGAGAGCAGAAAAAGTGAGAGAGGAAGAAAGGGAGAAACATTTGAGGGAAAATTGGAGAGAAAGGGTGAGGGTTGAAGAGGGGGAAGATTTGTCCAGAAGACTGGACCATGGGCAAAGGGTCAGGAAAAATGGATCAAGTTGTTCGTCTTATTACTCATTTTCTTCGGGTGATTTTGAGATTGATAGTGAAGCTCAGCATGAGCAGGACGAGTGTGAGGGAGAATTATCAAGAGGATACATGAGAGACTCGAGAAGGAATGAAGGAGTTGTGTCTGATGAGGTTCAGGAAGAGTATCATAGGCACGGCGATTATTCAAAGAAACAAGGGGATGtgttgagaaaagaaaatactCAAGTGGTTTTTTCTGGAGCATCATCTGCTGTTGAGGGTGAATGGAGAAAAAAATCAGAGAAGAGGCTTACTGATGTCTCCATGGAAGAAACCGAATTGAGCAAGAAACTTGCAGACAAGCAATCAAGGTATAGAGAGATCGAACAAAGTGCTTATGGAGAAAGTGCGAGGTTTGATGATaagaacaaaaaattgaactttGCGGTGAAATTTGATAGGGAAACCAGAGAGCAGCACGGGCAAACACATGAGAGCGAAACAAGAATGAAATCTAAACAATTCACAGAGATGTCCAAGGCTCATGTTGCTGATACAGAAACTTCTTCTGCATTCCATAAGCTCTATCATGGTAGGAATGAAAGTTCTTCGAAATCCATGAGTTCtgagagaaaagaaagtgaCCATCATATTGCAGCTGGTCACCTAAGCAGGGAAGATGAATATAGGAGGAACTCGAGCAAACTCACTGAAGTatcaaaaattcaagaaatggaCGTTAGAGGGATGTCTAGTGCAGTGAGACAATCTGAAATTAGAATGAAGAAGCAGGAAGATTATTCAAGTATGGACCCGAATTCTGTAAACAACAGAGAAGAGCAATATCGCCATGCTGGCCAGAGCAGCAGATTGCTGGACTCGAACGAAAAGTATAACCAAGTGACTCAAAATGTGCATTCAGAAAGTACTTCAGTTTCAAAGAAGGAAACTCGACATAGCATGGAAAAACACGAAGCAAAATCGAGCTCTATTCATAAGTCAGATCTTGGATTGAGAGAACGCTTAGAGATGACTACAAAAAGTAAAAATGGTGTATCTGATGTGGCTGCTGATAATGAAAGAACCAGTATAGTAACAGAACCTCCTTCTCAGTTACTAGTCAGAGTTTCAGTTCATGGTGAATCAGCAAGTGGATCAGCAACTGAACAAAGTGCTGATGGCTCTACTGTATTACATGAACAAAGTCACACTACAGGCGATCAGGCCCAGGGGGAGCCTGAGAAATTTTTGTCACATGAAGATGCACTTGGATCAGCTGATCGATTACAAAAATCTTCTGCTCATTATATTGAAGAGTATGTTCAGAAGGTGAGGAATGAGATTTCTACCTCTGAACCCAGTGATGTGAAGAAAACGTATGAAACAAAATTGGTGCATGAGGAAAAGGATAGTCTTAATGCATACAGCTCTAGAGTTTCTCAATCAAGGGAACAGGACTCTAGGAGTTTATCTCAGAGTTCTGGAATCAAAGGCCCTTCAGATGAAAGTTGGGATGTAGCTGAACCATCTATGCAGGAACATCTTGAAACAGGAAGAATAAAGACTGAAAACAATAATGGGACCACCATCGTCAAGAGAACTGGCAGGTCTTTGTGGAACATCATTGGAGATATAGTTCGCTTGCGCTGGGCTTCACGTTCTGAACATGGTTCAACGGCAAAATCAGGTGGAAAGAGTTCCCCAAATCAATCTACGAGTAGTGAAACATGGTTTTCTGGCCATGACCCTGATGAAAATGTTCATTTGGAGACAAAAGGAGATAGGGTAATCTTAACAGAAGAATCAACTTCTGTCAACCAGCAGCAAGACGAAAAAGTTTGTTCTCAAAGTCAAGGGCAGGTTTCCAGCTTATCAAGTTCAAAAGGTGAGATGAAGCAGACAGGAGGAGGATCCTTGTCCTCATCAAGCGTCTTGCAAAGAGATTCATCCATTCAAAGGAATTCTTTTCGTACTGGTGAAACAACTTCTGAGAGGAAGTCTGAAGCTTCATTTCCTGAAAGCAGAGCAGCAGAATCATCAGTTACACTGCCTTCCTTGCAGCTTAGAAGATCGCCTGTTGTAGGAGAAAACTCAGCATCTAGGAAAGCTGAAGGATCAGGCAGTGGCACAGTTGTACAGATTGATACACCAGTTCCAACTACTCTGACAGAAAATCCTAGGTCTGTGAGCAAGAACGAGGAATTGGAAAGACGGAAACTTGGAAGGAGTGATCAAGTTGTAAAAGACAGGTTTGATGAATGGGAGGCAGCATATAGGCTTGAAATGGAGCAAAGAAGGGTTGATGAAATGTTCATGAGGGAAGCACTGTTAGAAGCAAAAAAAGCTGCTGACAGTTGGGAGGTGCCTGTTGGTGCTGTGCTGGTGAGAGATGGGAAGATAATTGCTCGTGGATATAACCT AGTAGAAGAGTTGCGTGACTCCACTGCTCATGCGGAAATAAATTGCATACGGGAGGCATCAAACTTACTTCGGACATGGAGACTCTCG GAAACGACACTGTATGTTACCCTTGAACCATGCCCCATGTGTGCTGGAGCAATACTTCAAGCTAGAATTGACACTGTCGTTTGGGGAGCTCCTAATAAGCTTCTAGGAGCTGATGGGAGCTGGATTAG GCTTTTCCCAAATGGTGAGGGAGGAAGTGGATTGGAGTTATCAGATAAGCCTCCTGCTCCTGTTCATCCCTTTCACCCGAAAATAGTAGTTCGACGTGGAGTACTGGCAGCAGAATGTGCTGACACAATGCAGCATTTCTTTCAACTGAGGAGAAAGAAGGACAATAAATCAGAAGCAACCACCCCACCTTCGTGTTTGCCCATTTCACACCATCACCCGTCAAGGTTTTTGACCAAGATTCATGATGCGTTCCATCTTATGTTCTGCTTGTAA